In the genome of Paenibacillus sp. FSL R5-0766, one region contains:
- a CDS encoding cell wall hydrolase, with amino-acid sequence MMKNNIGMDQANEMNEKNMIIELDSVSEMKEMKVVSHMNSNERTTVDSTNEGLDLLTFADNMEPITVSRKVTHGKGNTAGKRAGRVSLLLGACALTLGLTVAAPSAGAQKLEQGVRSEHVLQLQEQLSDLGYFDAGMTGYYGTITKGAVRKFQQAQGLSADGVAGPATLNRLNKKAKAEGETLRQLAKLIHGEARGESFEGQVAVGAVVLNRVHSSEFPSSISKVIFQKGQFTAIDDGQFNTKPTQTSYRAARKALNGADPTNGALYYYNPKIATSVWSKSRPTLLTIGQHDFTR; translated from the coding sequence ATGATGAAGAACAATATTGGAATGGATCAAGCGAATGAAATGAATGAAAAGAATATGATAATTGAATTAGATAGCGTGAGTGAGATGAAAGAGATGAAGGTGGTAAGCCATATGAACAGTAATGAACGGACTACAGTTGATAGCACAAATGAGGGGCTGGATCTATTAACGTTTGCTGACAACATGGAGCCTATCACTGTCAGTCGGAAAGTCACTCATGGGAAGGGGAACACGGCTGGCAAAAGAGCAGGGCGGGTCAGCTTGCTTCTCGGTGCCTGCGCATTGACTCTGGGATTGACCGTGGCAGCTCCTTCTGCGGGAGCACAGAAGTTGGAACAGGGCGTTCGTAGCGAACATGTGCTGCAATTGCAGGAGCAATTAAGCGATCTGGGCTACTTCGATGCTGGAATGACTGGATATTACGGTACCATCACCAAAGGTGCTGTCCGCAAGTTCCAGCAGGCGCAGGGACTGAGTGCAGATGGAGTTGCAGGTCCGGCGACACTGAACAGGCTGAATAAAAAGGCTAAAGCCGAAGGTGAGACGTTACGCCAGTTGGCGAAGCTGATCCATGGTGAAGCGCGCGGAGAATCTTTTGAAGGGCAAGTCGCTGTAGGAGCGGTTGTGTTGAATCGGGTACATTCGAGTGAATTCCCGTCGTCTATTTCGAAGGTTATTTTCCAGAAAGGGCAATTCACGGCTATAGACGATGGCCAGTTTAATACCAAGCCAACCCAGACCTCTTACAGAGCTGCTCGCAAAGCTTTGAATGGCGCTGATCCGACGAACGGAGCGCTCTATTATTACAATCCGAAGATTGCCACGTCGGTGTGGAGTAAGAGCAGGCCGACGCTGCTGACCATCGGGCAGCATGATTTTACGAGATAG
- a CDS encoding DUF5704 domain-containing protein: MSEKRMRKIPAIISFLLALVIMLGIFPMLADANFSNGYPDKDIEVTPSGLAKGKQTIKVKVTGTATPRPKTVWTQGDYDIWQATRNEGDRVETQTFSSGDNALPMEKAVKDKINTTNYVPASLQDEAGNRFQKVFVKSVGIDDISYVDVASYTPVGAKPDFEKGKLFAIIETKTGYPNKVTEKRQYGIRQDGDKKFQADYETPLKIDYSGYVNETKEIRVREDMQLQVDDVKSLVAEIRTKAYNQEEFGNWVNVSKRAEQIEWSSNQKEVVYVEKLTGQIVAKNVGTAIITAKWKNLENGPYHIYENVTITVGDTPPPEIPETPDAACAESPVGEMTGERMDPNASAVIKADQRGSEPFDVLRGIPTSESLYGNVFGLSYLFQNKFVNMQGTCTYIVVVEKTYNKTWTDEKKISDGKGGTTTVSTPRSRDVKVPYTYTVKRDFEYWKIDTLLVYEITDAILKNYALPQIELYPADYRSPIYAAATNGTFYAPNTPAVLTAPSQPVPGGTTEPPTPTDDLSSIAEDAVPKVQVKNDYLKFNGAVVMDNAKVEETGPTPGQIAEPQMIGKDVLYSPDNEISKTLLNKKDTPSIGEIRYELMSGNVNEGNEEETFEIPGINTVTVHTPVVNYSLVSDDQPYNQKTIPNMDRSALILERPFTVRIPTSGQHLDVNSYPGYGDRDYAKYYRIKQVRFPFDVYSADRTQFYPRSTWIDIPVDVLDTTFYLPVWVDEGDYQVEFRNIAENAPAEFESMSRSNAQPDANTDLTYHLASDEVSVEVIGRLYDFEITDIADYNWELVFRRFKGSIAPTWISYWTGTQGIDGDKRGNKPQFTVPIRPGSHPLQGYQNVAVKTGYHFKFDFKTKGNMFGPRDGIRLTPTFDFVSKNGKTRVPVDLYYSTNQRSFIRIGSAEDQVKRFVILNDRLRQVPSEQLRDTATYKYNRYGEIHPGMMSERTYQEYYRDKFTKMKTPVGGYSLLLMPEQLRTFIGPKTNIPTNASADVLRANAAIQQWYGEYSLPAEPYVVQAGTNLAEYGRTHGGLDAKSPIFLKNGYIVVNFNLESIQEGNLGAPHLQYIHAPLMNQWLLEGFQRQVEDSYGNSFTLRDGDVVFYHADRSSRDDFSAQVPH; the protein is encoded by the coding sequence ATGAGTGAAAAACGTATGAGAAAGATTCCGGCTATTATTTCATTTCTACTAGCTTTAGTAATAATGCTTGGTATATTCCCGATGCTGGCTGATGCTAATTTCAGTAATGGCTATCCAGATAAAGACATCGAAGTTACGCCATCGGGACTAGCAAAAGGAAAACAGACGATTAAAGTTAAAGTTACAGGAACAGCAACGCCACGTCCGAAAACGGTCTGGACTCAGGGAGATTATGACATATGGCAAGCCACACGTAATGAGGGTGATAGAGTTGAAACCCAAACATTTAGTAGTGGCGATAATGCCTTGCCGATGGAAAAAGCCGTGAAGGATAAAATAAATACTACCAACTATGTTCCAGCTTCTTTGCAAGATGAGGCGGGAAATAGATTTCAGAAAGTATTCGTTAAATCAGTTGGAATTGATGACATCAGTTATGTGGATGTTGCATCCTACACGCCAGTTGGTGCTAAACCTGATTTCGAGAAAGGAAAATTGTTCGCCATCATTGAAACGAAAACTGGATATCCAAACAAAGTTACTGAAAAACGACAATATGGCATACGTCAAGACGGAGATAAGAAGTTCCAAGCAGATTATGAAACGCCTTTAAAAATTGACTATTCCGGTTACGTAAACGAAACAAAAGAGATCCGAGTACGAGAAGACATGCAGCTGCAAGTTGACGATGTAAAATCATTGGTTGCAGAGATCCGAACTAAGGCATACAACCAAGAAGAATTCGGTAACTGGGTGAATGTCTCCAAACGTGCTGAACAAATCGAATGGAGTTCTAACCAAAAAGAAGTAGTTTACGTAGAGAAACTAACAGGGCAAATTGTTGCTAAAAACGTCGGAACGGCAATCATAACGGCAAAATGGAAAAATTTAGAAAATGGACCGTATCACATTTATGAAAATGTAACGATTACGGTTGGCGATACGCCGCCACCCGAAATTCCGGAAACGCCAGATGCGGCATGTGCAGAGTCGCCTGTCGGAGAAATGACAGGGGAGAGAATGGACCCTAATGCAAGCGCAGTTATTAAGGCCGATCAACGTGGAAGTGAGCCATTTGACGTACTGCGAGGTATCCCTACCTCTGAAAGTTTGTATGGCAATGTATTTGGTCTAAGTTACCTATTCCAAAATAAGTTTGTGAATATGCAAGGCACTTGTACATATATCGTAGTTGTTGAAAAAACGTATAACAAAACGTGGACAGACGAAAAGAAAATTTCGGATGGTAAAGGTGGTACGACAACGGTATCAACTCCAAGATCTAGAGATGTAAAAGTACCCTACACCTATACTGTGAAACGGGATTTCGAGTATTGGAAAATTGACACTTTGCTTGTATATGAGATAACCGATGCGATCCTGAAAAACTATGCTCTACCACAGATTGAACTATATCCTGCTGATTATCGTAGTCCCATCTATGCGGCGGCTACGAACGGTACCTTTTACGCACCCAATACACCGGCTGTGTTAACAGCGCCTTCACAGCCAGTGCCGGGAGGGACCACTGAACCTCCAACACCAACAGATGATCTCTCATCAATTGCGGAAGATGCTGTGCCAAAGGTCCAAGTTAAGAATGACTATTTGAAGTTTAATGGGGCTGTTGTCATGGACAACGCAAAAGTAGAAGAAACGGGGCCAACGCCAGGTCAGATCGCAGAACCCCAAATGATTGGCAAAGATGTTCTGTACAGTCCTGACAATGAAATATCCAAAACCTTGTTAAATAAGAAGGATACGCCTAGCATAGGCGAAATCCGTTATGAATTAATGAGTGGAAATGTTAATGAGGGTAATGAGGAAGAAACCTTTGAAATTCCGGGGATCAACACAGTCACTGTTCATACGCCAGTCGTGAACTATTCTCTTGTTTCAGACGATCAACCTTATAATCAGAAAACGATACCGAATATGGATCGATCTGCCCTTATTTTGGAGCGGCCGTTCACAGTCCGTATCCCCACGAGCGGACAGCATTTGGATGTCAACTCTTATCCGGGATATGGGGATCGGGATTATGCCAAATATTATCGAATCAAACAGGTGCGGTTTCCGTTTGACGTGTACAGTGCCGACCGGACACAGTTTTACCCGCGGAGTACATGGATCGATATTCCGGTGGACGTGCTCGATACCACCTTTTATCTGCCTGTGTGGGTAGATGAGGGAGATTACCAGGTGGAGTTCCGTAATATTGCAGAGAATGCACCTGCCGAATTTGAATCGATGTCTAGGAGCAATGCCCAACCCGATGCCAACACAGATCTAACCTATCATCTGGCCAGCGACGAAGTATCTGTGGAGGTCATTGGGAGGTTATACGACTTTGAAATCACGGACATTGCAGACTACAACTGGGAGCTTGTTTTCCGGCGATTTAAGGGCAGCATTGCCCCAACCTGGATCAGTTATTGGACGGGAACGCAGGGCATCGACGGTGACAAGCGGGGGAACAAACCGCAATTCACCGTACCGATTCGCCCAGGCAGTCATCCGCTGCAAGGGTATCAGAATGTGGCTGTGAAGACGGGATATCACTTTAAGTTTGATTTCAAAACCAAGGGCAATATGTTCGGGCCCAGAGACGGCATTCGCCTGACTCCGACCTTTGATTTTGTCAGCAAAAATGGGAAAACACGCGTACCGGTAGATCTGTATTACTCGACGAACCAGCGAAGTTTTATTCGTATTGGTTCAGCAGAGGATCAAGTCAAGCGGTTTGTCATTCTCAATGATCGGTTACGTCAAGTACCTTCGGAACAGCTACGAGATACGGCGACCTACAAATATAATCGCTATGGCGAAATTCATCCAGGGATGATGAGTGAACGTACGTATCAGGAGTACTACCGGGATAAATTTACGAAAATGAAAACCCCTGTAGGCGGATACAGTCTATTGCTGATGCCGGAGCAATTACGTACGTTTATCGGACCCAAAACGAATATTCCGACGAACGCAAGTGCGGATGTACTTCGTGCAAATGCTGCCATTCAGCAGTGGTATGGAGAGTATAGTCTACCCGCCGAGCCTTACGTGGTTCAAGCAGGAACCAATCTGGCCGAGTATGGGCGTACCCATGGTGGTTTGGATGCAAAGTCACCGATCTTCCTGAAAAATGGTTATATCGTGGTCAACTTTAATTTAGAGTCGATCCAGGAAGGGAACCTAGGGGCTCCGCATCTGCAATATATCCATGCACCGCTGATGAACCAATGGTTGCTGGAAGGATTTCAGCGTCAAGTCGAAGATAGCTACGGCAACTCGTTCACTTTAAGGGACGGAGATGTGGTGTTCTACCATGCCGATCGTTCCAGCCGAGATGATTTCAGTGCACAGGTGCCACATTAA
- a CDS encoding S-layer homology domain-containing protein — translation MENLKKIMLPMMSAVVVVSTLIPFQASAATTTFRDVQANHWAKSAIESAVSKGYFKGYGNGLFKPNASVTRAEFASLISRVAKDMTLPEDAQTDSFKDLNGHWSKAEVDRAVTLGFINTKDYPNGFKPSTPITREEMAKWLSSGLVASSAEYKTAFAETKGTLLPVKESFKPGIAQDKIPYLAVAMGTNLMNGFPDGSFGMDKTTTRAESSAILLRLENVLKKEATSFDDLNELRMVGTEKSNIELVSNLTTGNTSIADISGKRKTFRNGSGSLVFHRLIGVSISDWNKKKSIYAPLFVDDLDKSFYKNRNVFPVFSELTIYPKAKDFSISHYSNGVIDMTGGSRIDNGLDAKFGYQILPNLESAKFFAKYKNGIKLWVVNYISLDNPNNQFNMDDGSFAVIKKK, via the coding sequence GTGGAAAATTTGAAAAAAATAATGTTACCCATGATGAGCGCTGTAGTAGTCGTATCGACATTGATTCCTTTCCAGGCTTCTGCCGCAACAACAACCTTCAGAGATGTACAAGCTAATCACTGGGCAAAGTCTGCTATTGAATCTGCAGTTTCCAAGGGATACTTCAAAGGATACGGTAATGGATTGTTCAAGCCCAATGCTTCGGTAACAAGAGCAGAATTTGCATCCCTAATTTCACGAGTAGCCAAAGACATGACACTTCCGGAAGATGCCCAGACTGATTCATTCAAGGATCTGAATGGACACTGGAGTAAGGCTGAGGTGGATCGGGCAGTTACTTTGGGGTTCATTAATACCAAAGACTATCCAAACGGATTTAAACCAAGTACTCCGATTACTCGCGAGGAAATGGCCAAATGGTTGAGTTCCGGATTGGTTGCTTCCAGTGCTGAGTATAAAACAGCATTTGCTGAAACGAAAGGAACGTTACTTCCAGTCAAAGAGTCGTTTAAACCAGGAATTGCTCAAGATAAAATTCCTTATCTCGCTGTTGCAATGGGAACCAACTTGATGAACGGTTTTCCAGACGGATCGTTTGGAATGGACAAAACAACAACACGAGCGGAATCTTCTGCTATTTTGTTGCGACTCGAAAATGTACTGAAAAAAGAAGCAACAAGCTTTGATGATTTGAATGAATTACGTATGGTAGGTACGGAAAAATCCAACATTGAGTTAGTTTCTAATTTAACAACGGGAAACACGTCCATTGCGGATATCTCAGGTAAGAGAAAAACGTTCAGGAACGGATCTGGCAGCCTTGTGTTTCATCGTTTAATTGGGGTGAGTATTAGCGATTGGAACAAGAAAAAAAGTATCTATGCACCTTTATTCGTAGATGACTTAGATAAATCATTTTACAAAAACAGAAATGTATTCCCTGTGTTCTCGGAGCTAACTATCTATCCAAAAGCTAAAGATTTTAGCATCTCACATTATTCGAATGGTGTGATCGACATGACTGGTGGTTCGCGTATTGATAATGGTTTAGACGCTAAATTTGGTTATCAAATTCTACCGAATTTAGAAAGTGCTAAATTTTTCGCGAAATATAAAAATGGTATTAAGTTGTGGGTGGTCAACTACATCAGTCTTGATAATCCGAATAATCAATTCAATATGGATGATGGATCGTTTGCAGTCATTAAAAAGAAATGA
- a CDS encoding WXG100 family type VII secretion target: MSRIQVTPERLFEASREVERTRARMGDTREELVRLIRWMESMWSGMVRERFLERFEETQPRMIETLEHLTHIAKELRDIGVRFQQADEMSGAAVAGTVATMSIGVKATNSPSNKGYRMVYNSQWHMWLPVNEKGVTDQAALQAFEKDKGNLDISTLNQGPGPVEPIDQDLIQLQIEALELRVNPFTGEPVTDSYAKMMIASLKWSQIVGGIGLVVGSAKGSKGPYKGRGTSTALDKVKQTIREAKVKRDKSTNSGVAGVAHDNSKLIKGKGVYTQYSGGLKQASKEDAGADLLAKKLGGQSRMIFNNDPKGREFDTVSDMYIGQTKTSMNSLSSQFREQAKATIEAAIETGRKAYFHFERAPADKVIRQLREYEKRYEVEIIIDISPF; encoded by the coding sequence ATGAGTAGAATACAAGTAACCCCGGAGCGTTTGTTTGAAGCCTCACGAGAGGTTGAACGGACTCGCGCGCGAATGGGAGATACACGCGAGGAACTGGTTCGATTGATCCGCTGGATGGAATCAATGTGGTCCGGGATGGTGCGAGAACGGTTTTTAGAACGATTTGAAGAAACCCAGCCCCGCATGATCGAAACGCTGGAGCATTTGACCCACATCGCGAAGGAACTTCGAGACATTGGTGTCCGTTTTCAACAGGCAGATGAGATGAGCGGGGCAGCAGTGGCAGGTACCGTAGCTACGATGTCGATTGGCGTGAAAGCAACGAATAGTCCTAGCAATAAAGGATATCGAATGGTGTATAATTCTCAGTGGCATATGTGGCTACCGGTTAATGAGAAGGGCGTGACAGATCAGGCAGCCCTTCAGGCGTTTGAAAAGGATAAGGGTAATTTAGATATTAGTACCTTGAATCAAGGCCCTGGTCCTGTCGAACCAATAGATCAGGATTTGATCCAATTACAGATTGAAGCACTGGAGTTGCGGGTTAACCCGTTTACGGGAGAGCCTGTCACGGACTCTTACGCCAAGATGATGATCGCATCTCTGAAATGGAGCCAAATCGTAGGCGGGATCGGGCTGGTCGTTGGAAGTGCGAAAGGCAGCAAAGGTCCATATAAAGGTCGCGGAACCAGTACAGCATTGGACAAAGTGAAGCAAACGATTCGGGAAGCGAAGGTGAAGAGAGATAAGTCAACAAACAGTGGTGTTGCTGGAGTCGCTCATGACAATTCTAAACTAATTAAAGGTAAAGGTGTCTACACTCAGTATTCAGGTGGGCTAAAACAGGCGAGCAAAGAAGATGCAGGTGCGGATTTGCTTGCAAAAAAACTTGGTGGACAGTCTCGAATGATTTTTAATAATGACCCCAAAGGCCGAGAGTTTGATACCGTGTCTGACATGTATATTGGTCAGACTAAGACTTCGATGAATAGTCTGAGTTCTCAATTTAGGGAACAGGCAAAGGCAACTATTGAGGCTGCTATTGAAACGGGGAGAAAAGCATACTTTCATTTTGAGAGAGCACCTGCTGATAAAGTAATTAGGCAATTAAGAGAATATGAGAAAAGATACGAGGTTGAGATTATCATCGATATCTCGCCATTTTAA
- a CDS encoding Imm7 family immunity protein, translating to MYQYHGWAVILENTGDGETSNERVNIVFETVKNYIESLKPSVDVLDVKAINGQYHLWMTGLWNREPSLKFTPVEIMKNVGSIAPGSYGMLYVFNDEHPEYFNEFSVYVLSRGRLEQKYDPFLSPLIPVVADDSEF from the coding sequence ATGTATCAATATCATGGTTGGGCTGTCATTTTAGAAAATACTGGTGATGGTGAGACAAGTAATGAAAGAGTAAACATTGTTTTTGAAACGGTTAAAAATTATATCGAAAGTTTAAAGCCGAGTGTAGATGTGTTAGATGTGAAAGCGATAAACGGACAATATCATCTTTGGATGACAGGACTATGGAATCGCGAGCCTTCACTAAAGTTTACTCCTGTAGAAATAATGAAGAATGTAGGGAGTATCGCGCCTGGTTCTTATGGGATGCTCTATGTATTTAATGATGAGCATCCTGAATATTTTAATGAATTCAGTGTATACGTTCTTTCGAGAGGGCGCTTGGAACAGAAGTACGATCCATTCTTATCTCCATTAATACCAGTGGTAGCTGATGATTCTGAATTTTAA
- a CDS encoding MFS transporter, whose protein sequence is MSKLEVLRNPKQRKLLFSAGMSWLFDAMEVGMISFIVAALAKEWSLSPGQVGVLTSINSIGMALGALLAGALADRFGRKAILMWTLLIFTIASGLSALATGFAVLCALRLVAGIGLGGELPVASTLVSESMPTAERGRAVVLLESFWAGGWIVSALIANFVIPEYGWRIAFAIGALPAFYALYLRRAIQDPPRYKNHTKLHKITFREKVATVWSAPHRRTTLMLWILWFTVIFSYYGMFLWLPSVVMAKGFTLVKSFQYVLIMTIAQLPGYFTAAYFIERYGRKFVLVVYLTLTAFSAIAFGLATTEATILAAGICLSFFNLGAWGGLYAYSPELYPTSVRSTGVGLATSVGRIGGVLAPLMVGMLVQREVAISLIFTIFFVTILIGAAAVLFWGRETKGQELAE, encoded by the coding sequence ATGAGCAAACTGGAAGTGTTGCGGAATCCCAAGCAGCGCAAGCTGCTGTTCAGTGCCGGCATGAGCTGGCTGTTTGATGCGATGGAAGTTGGTATGATCTCCTTTATCGTGGCTGCACTCGCCAAGGAATGGAGTCTCAGTCCCGGACAAGTCGGCGTGCTTACGAGTATTAACTCCATCGGTATGGCATTAGGTGCTTTGCTTGCAGGTGCACTTGCGGACCGTTTTGGACGGAAGGCCATTCTGATGTGGACCTTGTTAATCTTTACGATTGCAAGTGGTCTATCTGCATTAGCGACTGGATTCGCCGTATTGTGTGCATTGCGTCTGGTTGCAGGTATTGGACTCGGCGGAGAGTTGCCCGTGGCATCCACATTGGTATCGGAGTCGATGCCTACAGCGGAACGAGGACGTGCCGTTGTATTATTGGAAAGTTTCTGGGCAGGAGGCTGGATTGTATCGGCGCTCATTGCCAACTTTGTCATTCCGGAGTACGGATGGAGAATTGCCTTTGCCATTGGTGCGCTTCCGGCGTTCTATGCACTGTATCTGCGTCGTGCCATTCAGGACCCGCCGCGGTACAAGAATCATACCAAACTTCATAAAATCACGTTCCGCGAGAAAGTGGCTACCGTCTGGTCAGCACCACATCGCCGTACAACGTTGATGCTCTGGATTTTGTGGTTTACCGTCATTTTCTCTTATTATGGAATGTTCCTGTGGCTGCCTTCGGTTGTAATGGCAAAAGGATTTACGTTGGTCAAAAGCTTCCAATACGTGCTGATCATGACGATTGCACAGTTGCCAGGTTACTTCACCGCGGCGTACTTCATTGAACGTTACGGTCGCAAGTTCGTACTTGTTGTGTACCTTACCTTGACCGCATTCAGTGCGATTGCGTTCGGACTGGCAACAACGGAAGCGACGATCTTGGCCGCAGGAATCTGTCTATCCTTCTTCAATCTGGGAGCTTGGGGTGGTCTGTACGCCTACAGCCCGGAATTGTATCCGACTTCCGTTCGTTCGACAGGTGTTGGACTTGCCACATCGGTTGGCCGAATCGGTGGTGTACTTGCCCCATTAATGGTCGGTATGCTGGTTCAACGTGAAGTTGCGATCAGCCTGATTTTCACGATTTTCTTCGTGACAATCCTCATTGGCGCAGCGGCTGTACTGTTCTGGGGCCGGGAAACAAAGGGTCAGGAACTGGCCGAGTAA